In Dermacentor variabilis isolate Ectoservices chromosome 11, ASM5094787v1, whole genome shotgun sequence, one genomic interval encodes:
- the LOC142563254 gene encoding juvenile hormone acid O-methyltransferase-like yields MSHPVVKVQERFFDRAETPFLGVCVSSKIRDSEPCNSSAANVFKPQQFVGNKRLSRNFSRWVLDFSQRVFRRESDESQQFLDVGCGIGDLTREELLPRCLPCRRIIAVDLSAEMVEHAARHSHHEKIEYGKLDIVSEEDVGEFIDEHGLFDRVYSFNTLSWVRDQAAALKNVARLLKPRGECLLLFPASFEPLEVNRNVAKMERWRKYSQLVEQVVPRTHDMSEDECLEYISALLAEAGLSPSILELPVFTGFDDYSFEIMADMHVVKSPIFAVLSEEEKQQFQIDMVHEIEKMRSSDVDRTRNRVFVIKALKVSE; encoded by the exons ATGTCGCATCCTGTTGTCAAGGTCCAAG AGCGGTTTTTCGACCGTGCCGAGACCCCTTTTCTCGGTGTCTGCGTCTCCTCCAAGATCCGCGACAGCGAGCCAT GTAACTCCAGTGCCGCCAACGTCTTCAAGCCCCAACAATTCGTGGGCAACAAGCGGCTTTCGAGGAACTTCAGCCGGTGGGTGCTGGACTTTTCCCAGAGAGTGTTCCGGCGTGAATCGGACGAGAGTCAGCAGTTCCTCGATGTGGGTTGCGGGATCGGAGACCTGACGCGAGAGGAGCTGCTGCCCCGTTGCCTGCCGTGTCGCCGTATCATCGCCGTCGACTTGTCGGCCGAGATGGTGGAGCACGCCGCTCGACACTCCCATCACGAGAAGATTGAGTACGGGAAGCTGGACATTGTCAGTGAAGAGGACGTGGGCGAGTTCATCGACGAGCATGGTCTCTTCGACCGGGTGTACTCGTTCAACACGCTCAGCTGGGTGAGGGACCAAGCAGCGGCGCTGAAGAACGTGGCCAGGCTTCTGAAGCCTCGCGGCGAGTGCCTTCTGTTGTTCCCCGCATCTTTCGAGCCTCTGGAGGTCAACCGAAACGTAGCTAAAATGGAGCGCTGGAGGAAATATTCTCAA CTGGTAGAGCAAGTGGTGCCAAGGACACACGACATGAGCGAAGATGAGTGTCTTGAGTACATTTCGGCACTTCTGGCAGAAGCTGGACTTTCCCCGAGCATACTGGAACTGCCTGTATTTACAGGCTTCGATGACTACAGCTTCGAAATCATGGCTG ACATGCACGTGGTGAAGAGTCCGATCTTCGCTGTCCTGTCGGAGGAGGAGAAGCAACAGTTCCAGATAGACATGGTACACGAGATAGAGAAAATGCGCTCATCTGACGTGGATCGCACTCGGAATCGCGTTTTCGTCATCAAGGCGTTGAAAGTGAGCGAGTAG